The following proteins are encoded in a genomic region of Lactiplantibacillus plantarum:
- a CDS encoding lysylphosphatidylglycerol synthase transmembrane domain-containing protein, protein MTRKNIWSLLVMVALGVGISWYSLRNVKLSNLMDDILTLNWWWLLVALGCVGLYFGLEAVVVQKFVRHRYRNYRFKSALRVPLAEQLFNGITPFSSGGQPAQIFVMAQSGIDAGRASSVALMKFVVFQAMVVLNFLFAMLIGFHYLAEKLSYLSLYVLLGFLIHFAVIVGLLLVMYWYNFTKRAVKIVLIPVSWFMKAERFAKFENNISEKIDSFYEESVRMTKDWRMLVEVCIVTFLQLLFYYLIPYFIMRAMGIDDVNLIMVTSLNVLIFLVTSLFPIPGGAGGAEFGFTALFAKFIPSHSKLILAMLIWRILTYYLGLFLGMIAMAMRPEKAEEIPIAAPSRSDSQEQ, encoded by the coding sequence ATGACAAGAAAAAATATCTGGTCATTACTCGTAATGGTTGCGTTAGGCGTCGGTATTTCGTGGTACTCACTGCGCAATGTCAAACTAAGCAATCTAATGGACGATATTCTCACTTTGAATTGGTGGTGGTTATTAGTTGCGTTAGGGTGTGTCGGACTATACTTCGGTCTGGAAGCCGTGGTGGTGCAAAAGTTTGTCAGGCACCGTTATCGGAACTATCGCTTTAAGAGTGCCCTGCGCGTTCCTTTAGCCGAGCAACTATTCAACGGTATCACGCCGTTTTCTTCGGGTGGCCAACCTGCCCAAATCTTCGTGATGGCACAATCAGGGATTGATGCTGGGCGGGCAAGTTCAGTTGCATTGATGAAGTTTGTTGTTTTTCAGGCCATGGTGGTATTGAATTTCTTATTCGCCATGTTAATTGGTTTTCATTACTTAGCTGAAAAGTTAAGTTACCTGTCACTATACGTTTTGTTAGGTTTTCTGATTCACTTTGCGGTGATTGTTGGTCTGTTGCTGGTGATGTACTGGTATAACTTTACAAAACGAGCGGTGAAGATCGTCTTGATCCCGGTCAGCTGGTTTATGAAAGCTGAGCGATTTGCCAAGTTTGAAAACAATATTAGTGAAAAAATCGATTCGTTCTACGAAGAAAGCGTTCGAATGACCAAGGACTGGCGGATGCTGGTCGAAGTTTGTATCGTCACCTTCTTACAGCTACTGTTTTACTACCTGATTCCGTATTTTATTATGCGGGCAATGGGAATCGATGATGTTAATTTGATTATGGTGACTAGTTTGAACGTGTTGATCTTCTTAGTGACATCACTATTCCCGATTCCAGGTGGGGCCGGTGGTGCTGAATTTGGTTTCACGGCGTTGTTTGCTAAGTTCATTCCCAGCCACAGTAAGCTGATTTTAGCGATGCTGATCTGGCGGATCTTAACGTATTATTTAGGACTATTCTTAGGGATGATCGCCATGGCGATGCGGCCTGAAAAAGCAGAAGAAATTCCGATTGCGGCACCTAGCCGGTCGGATTCACAAGAACAGTAA
- a CDS encoding D-alanyl-D-alanine carboxypeptidase family protein — protein sequence MLKLIKQRLVWGLVLTATVSGVLSCNVAAHATSSKADEVKAAYVMDAKSGQVVYAQNADQKLPIASLSKLMTLYLVERAIEHGQIKWTDAVPIRKNVRKMATSATLSVMPMPAKETFTVRELFAATLVGSSNSGAIALGEYVAGSNDKFIKLMNQQASKWHLDASFISASGLDNTDLKNYDLKIKGTSDQDQNLVSARAVTTIAQHLIDAYPDVIQVANQRSVKIHKYTVPTSVEILKGAEYYDPRVPVDGLKTGYTNQAGACLVATYRQNGHRMIATTLGGAWQFTANNNLRLMLKTTEQYKQVVPKSINYQIPGTQTKVRLVTKYNSKLWVNSKQPITQTKIALWPLHRTAPNYLAANTAVLKLRLTDPLSGTTKEVIYRTPEALTMLGPLQWATAPAKRTTTGTYAFAK from the coding sequence ATGTTAAAGTTAATCAAACAACGGTTGGTATGGGGACTAGTGTTGACAGCGACAGTCAGCGGGGTGTTGAGCTGCAATGTAGCGGCACACGCGACCAGTAGTAAGGCGGATGAGGTCAAAGCCGCCTACGTGATGGATGCCAAGTCTGGTCAGGTCGTTTATGCGCAGAATGCCGATCAGAAATTACCAATTGCGTCCTTGAGTAAGCTCATGACGCTGTATTTAGTTGAACGGGCCATCGAGCATGGTCAGATCAAGTGGACGGATGCAGTCCCAATTCGCAAAAATGTCCGTAAGATGGCAACCAGTGCAACTTTATCCGTAATGCCGATGCCCGCCAAGGAGACGTTTACGGTTAGGGAGTTATTCGCAGCTACCTTGGTAGGGTCTTCGAATAGTGGTGCCATTGCGCTGGGGGAGTATGTTGCTGGCAGTAATGATAAGTTCATTAAATTAATGAATCAACAAGCATCCAAATGGCATTTGGATGCGAGTTTTATTAGCGCTTCGGGACTTGATAATACTGATTTGAAAAATTACGATTTAAAAATTAAGGGAACCAGCGATCAGGACCAAAATCTGGTGTCAGCAAGGGCTGTGACGACCATTGCGCAACATTTGATTGATGCTTACCCCGATGTTATTCAAGTTGCTAATCAACGTTCAGTCAAAATTCATAAGTATACGGTCCCAACTTCGGTGGAGATCCTGAAGGGCGCCGAGTACTATGATCCCCGCGTGCCAGTCGATGGACTGAAGACCGGTTATACGAATCAGGCCGGTGCTTGCTTAGTCGCTACATACCGGCAGAACGGCCACCGGATGATTGCAACAACACTTGGCGGTGCGTGGCAGTTTACGGCGAACAACAACTTGCGGCTGATGCTCAAAACGACCGAGCAGTATAAACAGGTTGTACCTAAGAGCATCAATTATCAGATTCCGGGGACGCAGACCAAAGTGCGTCTGGTGACGAAGTACAATTCAAAACTGTGGGTGAATAGTAAGCAGCCAATAACGCAGACCAAAATTGCTTTGTGGCCATTACATCGGACAGCGCCAAATTATCTGGCTGCTAATACGGCCGTTCTTAAATTGCGATTGACGGATCCATTGTCAGGAACGACGAAGGAAGTCATTTATCGGACGCCTGAAGCGCTGACGATGCTTGGACCACTTCAATGGGCAACGGCGCCCGCGAAACGGACCACCACGGGCACGTATGCGTTCGCAAAGTGA
- the ptsP gene encoding phosphoenolpyruvate--protein phosphotransferase encodes MAEKVLKGIAASDGVAIAKAYMLVDPDLSFEKTTVSDTDTEVARLHDAFDASKAELKVIKDKAVENLGEEEAEVFEAHITILSDPEMLGQIEGKIKDDKVNAEEALKEVTDTFISMFEAMTDNAYMQERAGDIRDVTKRVLSHLLGVTLPSPALIDSEVIVVAHDLTPSDTAQLDRKYVKGFITDIGGRTSHSAIMSRTLEIPAVVGSESATTDIKEGDTVVLDGINGDALVAPTDAEVADYQQKAKDFVAQKAEWAKLKNEATVSKDGKHFELASNIGTPDDMDGVLDAGSEAIGLFRSEFLYMNSSELPDEDTQFEAYKKVVEGMNGKPVIVRTMDIGGDKELPYLPLPDEMNPFLGYRAIRISLDRDDIFRTQLRALLRASHYGQLRIMFPMIATLDEFRKAKAIFEEEKAKLVAAGTPVADDIKLGIMIEIPAAAILADQFAKEVDFFSIGTNDLIQYSFAADRGNEQVSYLYQPYNPSLLRLIKHVIDAAHANGRFTGMCGEVAGDQIAVPLLMGLGLDEFSMSSTSVLKTRSLMKKLDTKEMAKLADKALNECVTNEEVKELVEKNVFGK; translated from the coding sequence ATGGCTGAAAAGGTACTAAAAGGAATTGCGGCCAGTGATGGTGTTGCAATTGCTAAGGCCTATATGCTAGTTGATCCAGATTTATCATTCGAAAAGACAACAGTTTCCGATACGGATACTGAAGTTGCACGGTTACATGACGCTTTCGATGCTTCCAAGGCTGAACTAAAGGTCATTAAAGACAAAGCGGTTGAAAACTTGGGTGAAGAAGAAGCAGAAGTTTTTGAAGCTCATATCACCATTTTGTCTGACCCAGAAATGCTCGGACAAATTGAAGGTAAAATCAAGGATGATAAAGTCAATGCTGAAGAAGCTTTGAAGGAAGTTACTGATACTTTCATTTCAATGTTTGAAGCGATGACGGATAATGCATATATGCAAGAACGAGCCGGTGATATTCGCGACGTAACGAAGCGGGTCTTAAGCCACTTGTTAGGGGTAACCTTACCAAGTCCAGCTTTAATTGACTCCGAAGTAATCGTGGTTGCCCACGATTTAACACCTAGTGATACAGCTCAACTTGATCGTAAGTATGTTAAGGGCTTCATTACTGACATTGGTGGTCGGACTAGTCATTCAGCCATCATGTCACGGACGCTTGAAATTCCAGCGGTCGTTGGATCTGAATCTGCCACGACTGATATCAAAGAAGGCGATACGGTCGTCTTGGATGGTATCAACGGTGACGCTTTAGTAGCCCCAACGGATGCTGAAGTTGCTGATTACCAACAAAAGGCTAAAGACTTTGTTGCGCAAAAGGCTGAATGGGCTAAGTTGAAGAACGAGGCCACCGTTTCTAAGGACGGCAAGCACTTTGAATTAGCTTCTAACATCGGGACACCTGACGATATGGATGGGGTTTTGGATGCTGGCTCTGAAGCCATTGGATTATTCCGTTCAGAATTCTTGTACATGAACAGTTCAGAATTACCTGACGAAGATACCCAATTCGAAGCTTACAAGAAGGTTGTCGAAGGGATGAACGGCAAACCCGTTATTGTTCGGACCATGGATATCGGTGGTGACAAGGAATTACCTTACTTGCCATTACCTGATGAAATGAACCCATTCTTGGGTTATCGGGCTATTCGGATTTCCCTCGATCGTGATGACATCTTCCGGACCCAGTTACGTGCGTTATTACGTGCGTCACATTACGGTCAATTACGGATTATGTTCCCAATGATTGCAACGCTTGACGAATTCCGTAAAGCCAAAGCTATCTTTGAGGAAGAAAAAGCCAAGTTGGTTGCAGCTGGTACGCCTGTTGCTGACGACATCAAGCTTGGTATCATGATTGAAATCCCAGCGGCAGCTATTTTAGCTGACCAGTTTGCTAAGGAAGTCGACTTCTTTAGTATTGGGACTAACGACTTGATTCAATACTCATTTGCTGCTGATCGTGGTAACGAACAAGTGTCATACTTGTATCAACCATACAACCCATCGTTGTTGCGTTTGATCAAGCATGTTATTGACGCTGCTCACGCGAACGGCCGCTTCACGGGTATGTGTGGTGAAGTTGCTGGGGATCAGATTGCGGTGCCATTATTGATGGGCTTAGGTTTGGATGAATTCTCAATGAGTTCAACTTCCGTGCTTAAGACACGTTCATTAATGAAGAAACTTGATACTAAGGAAATGGCTAAATTAGCTGATAAGGCACTTAACGAGTGTGTTACTAACGAAGAAGTCAAAGAATTAGTTGAAAAGAACGTCTTCGGTAAATAA
- a CDS encoding ATP-dependent Clp protease ATP-binding subunit yields MLCDNCHKNEATIHLYTSVNGQRRQINLCQNCYQLLKNQEQQPNNGVGGADMAQDPFGFGGLDDIFRAMQGGVDPNNAYRQQQTPPTQPAGPNGGNRRGNNNGGGLLGQYGFNLTAQAKQGKIDPVIGRDTEINRVIEILNRRTKNNPVLIGEAGVGKTAVVEGLAQKIVSGQVPQKLLDKEIIRLDVASLVQGTGIRGQFEQRMQQLMKEVQSNPNIILFIDEIHEIMGAGNAEGGMDAGNVLKPALARGDFQLVGATTLNEYRDIEKDAALARRFQPVTVNEPSVEESIKILEGIQKKYEDYHHVKYDQDAIVAAVKLSNRYIQDRFLPDKAIDLLDEAGSRKNLTLKTVDPKTIQEKIDEAEKQKQDALKKEDYEKAAYYRDQVAKLEKAKPDESSDQPNNDTATVTVKDMEQIVEEKTSIPVGDLQAKEQAQMKTLAPDLKSTVIGQDQAVEAVARAIRRNRIGLNGTGRPIGSFMFVGPTGVGKTELAKQLAKELFGSQDAMIRFDMSEYMEPHSVAKLIGSPPGYVGYEEAGQLTEQVRRHPYSLVLLDEVEKAHPDVMHMFLQILDDGRLTDSQGRTVSFKDTIIIMTSNAGTGDSEANVGFGAAAEGKTHDITSRLTDYFKPEFLNRFDDIIQFNALSKENLMKIVGLMIEDVNGMLANQGLHVHVTEPVEEKLVELGYNPQMGARPLRRVIQEQIEDRIADFYLDHGDVKNMVAKVEDGKIVLAAETKSE; encoded by the coding sequence ATGCTTTGTGACAATTGCCATAAGAACGAAGCGACGATCCATTTATATACGAGCGTCAACGGTCAGCGGCGACAAATCAACCTTTGTCAAAATTGCTATCAACTGCTAAAGAATCAGGAACAGCAACCAAATAACGGAGTTGGAGGTGCTGATATGGCACAAGATCCATTCGGTTTTGGTGGTCTTGACGACATTTTCCGTGCAATGCAGGGTGGCGTTGATCCTAATAACGCTTACCGGCAACAACAGACCCCACCGACCCAGCCAGCTGGTCCTAATGGCGGCAATCGTCGTGGCAATAACAACGGCGGTGGCCTCCTTGGCCAATACGGCTTCAACTTAACAGCGCAAGCTAAACAGGGCAAAATCGATCCAGTGATTGGTCGCGATACCGAAATTAATCGGGTTATCGAGATTTTGAATCGCCGGACCAAGAATAACCCCGTTTTAATTGGTGAAGCTGGGGTTGGTAAAACGGCGGTCGTGGAAGGACTAGCACAGAAAATCGTTTCTGGTCAAGTTCCACAAAAACTGTTAGATAAAGAAATTATTCGTTTGGACGTGGCTTCCCTTGTTCAAGGTACCGGTATTCGAGGTCAATTTGAACAACGAATGCAACAATTAATGAAGGAAGTTCAAAGCAATCCGAATATCATCCTCTTCATTGACGAAATCCATGAAATCATGGGTGCCGGTAATGCTGAAGGTGGTATGGATGCTGGGAACGTCCTGAAACCCGCCCTTGCCCGTGGTGATTTCCAATTAGTTGGGGCCACGACATTAAACGAATACCGTGACATCGAAAAGGATGCCGCCCTCGCTCGCCGGTTCCAACCGGTCACGGTCAACGAACCGAGCGTGGAAGAATCTATCAAGATTCTCGAAGGCATTCAGAAGAAGTACGAAGACTATCATCACGTTAAATACGATCAAGATGCCATTGTGGCAGCCGTCAAGTTGTCAAATCGTTACATTCAAGATCGTTTCTTACCTGATAAGGCCATCGATTTACTCGATGAAGCTGGTTCACGTAAGAACTTGACGTTGAAGACGGTCGATCCAAAGACGATTCAAGAAAAGATCGACGAGGCGGAAAAGCAGAAACAGGACGCCTTGAAGAAGGAAGACTACGAAAAAGCCGCCTACTATCGCGATCAAGTTGCTAAGTTAGAAAAAGCTAAGCCCGATGAAAGTTCAGACCAGCCTAATAACGATACTGCCACTGTAACAGTCAAGGACATGGAACAAATTGTCGAAGAAAAGACAAGTATTCCAGTTGGTGACTTGCAGGCTAAGGAACAGGCTCAAATGAAGACCTTAGCACCCGACCTTAAGAGTACGGTTATTGGTCAAGACCAAGCGGTTGAAGCAGTTGCCCGGGCCATCCGGCGTAATCGAATCGGTCTGAACGGAACTGGCCGGCCAATTGGTTCCTTCATGTTTGTCGGCCCAACCGGGGTTGGTAAAACTGAATTGGCTAAACAACTTGCTAAGGAACTGTTTGGTTCTCAAGATGCCATGATTCGGTTTGACATGAGTGAATACATGGAACCACATTCAGTGGCTAAGTTGATCGGTTCACCGCCTGGCTATGTCGGCTATGAAGAAGCCGGTCAGTTAACTGAACAGGTTCGTCGTCATCCATATAGCCTAGTCTTACTAGACGAAGTTGAAAAGGCTCATCCGGATGTCATGCACATGTTCTTGCAAATCCTCGATGATGGCCGGCTGACCGACTCACAAGGTCGGACTGTCAGCTTCAAAGATACGATCATCATCATGACTTCCAACGCTGGGACTGGCGACAGTGAAGCTAATGTCGGTTTTGGTGCCGCTGCTGAAGGCAAGACGCACGATATCACTAGCCGGTTGACGGACTACTTCAAGCCAGAATTCTTAAACCGGTTCGATGACATCATTCAATTCAACGCTTTATCTAAGGAAAACTTGATGAAAATTGTTGGTTTGATGATCGAAGATGTCAACGGCATGTTAGCTAACCAAGGCTTACACGTCCACGTCACAGAACCTGTCGAGGAAAAACTCGTTGAACTAGGTTACAACCCTCAGATGGGGGCTCGCCCACTCCGGCGTGTTATCCAGGAACAAATCGAAGATCGCATCGCCGATTTCTATTTGGACCACGGCGACGTTAAGAACATGGTTGCAAAAGTTGAAGACGGCAAGATTGTTTTGGCGGCTGAGACGAAGTCCGAATAA
- a CDS encoding MarR family winged helix-turn-helix transcriptional regulator, with product MQQPINYIMNIMHLERDLKRLTSNWSSATGLSLNELRILVYVEQHPGIQIGDVANALNVAKASLAQNIGTLITQGWLKSQPIKQDRRLRVLTLTKAGQDRMKDVDAQLTKSLDTTPATQLADQLSALQL from the coding sequence ATGCAACAACCAATTAATTATATTATGAATATCATGCACCTTGAACGGGACTTAAAACGACTTACGTCGAACTGGTCGTCCGCCACAGGGCTTAGTTTGAACGAGTTACGGATCTTAGTTTATGTCGAACAACATCCTGGTATCCAGATTGGTGATGTGGCAAATGCGTTGAATGTGGCGAAAGCCTCGTTGGCACAAAATATTGGCACCTTGATAACCCAAGGATGGTTGAAAAGTCAACCAATTAAACAAGACCGGCGTTTACGGGTCTTAACGCTTACGAAGGCTGGTCAGGATCGAATGAAGGATGTTGATGCACAATTGACTAAATCACTTGACACGACACCAGCAACACAGTTAGCGGATCAATTATCAGCTTTGCAATTATAG
- a CDS encoding glycosyltransferase family 4 protein, whose amino-acid sequence MNIGIFTDTYYPQVSGVATSIKVLRNQLERAGHQVYIFTTTDPHVDKNIYERNIFRFTSIPFVSFTDRRIAVRGLFKAYQVAKDLGLDIVHTQTEFSMGMIGKFVAKQLKVPCIHTYHTMYEDYLHYIANGKLLKPYHVKEATRAYCYHLNGIVAPSERVANTLTGYGVKAPIRIIPTGIDINQYEQQSTVDYRQRLGYQSDTPVLLSLSRLAYEKNIHEVIAALPAILEQVPNAQLLIVGDGPARETLENQVQDAGLTAHVQFTGEIDNDEVYNYYQMADLFVSASNSESQGLTYIEAMAAGLKTVVAASPYTDQLLDDPSLGTTFTSETDLIKDVVRYLQHPNTFNDPKPRQKKLYQISAEYFGKQVINYYQDVQLAYSESADKSANISN is encoded by the coding sequence GTGAATATCGGGATATTTACAGACACATACTATCCACAAGTGAGTGGGGTCGCAACGTCAATCAAAGTGTTACGCAATCAACTCGAACGGGCTGGTCATCAAGTCTATATCTTTACGACCACGGATCCCCATGTTGATAAGAATATTTATGAACGCAATATTTTTCGGTTTACGAGTATTCCATTTGTTTCGTTCACGGATCGGCGCATCGCCGTTCGCGGGCTTTTTAAGGCTTACCAGGTTGCTAAGGATCTTGGCCTGGATATTGTTCATACGCAGACAGAATTCTCCATGGGGATGATTGGTAAGTTTGTTGCCAAACAATTAAAAGTCCCATGTATCCATACGTACCACACGATGTATGAGGATTATCTACATTATATTGCGAATGGTAAGTTGTTAAAGCCATACCACGTTAAGGAGGCCACACGGGCGTATTGTTATCATCTGAACGGGATTGTAGCACCAAGTGAGCGGGTTGCAAATACACTGACGGGCTACGGCGTTAAAGCGCCAATTCGCATTATTCCGACTGGAATCGACATTAATCAGTACGAGCAGCAGTCGACGGTGGATTATCGGCAAAGACTCGGCTATCAGTCTGATACGCCAGTATTACTTTCCTTGAGTCGTTTGGCCTACGAGAAAAACATTCACGAAGTCATTGCAGCCCTACCGGCGATCTTAGAACAGGTGCCGAATGCCCAACTCCTGATTGTAGGTGATGGTCCGGCACGTGAAACACTGGAAAATCAGGTTCAAGACGCCGGCTTAACGGCGCACGTACAATTTACCGGTGAAATTGATAATGATGAAGTTTATAACTATTACCAGATGGCTGACCTGTTCGTTTCGGCTTCGAACTCAGAATCACAGGGGCTGACGTACATTGAAGCAATGGCTGCGGGCCTTAAAACGGTAGTGGCTGCTAGTCCGTACACGGATCAATTACTTGATGATCCGTCACTGGGGACGACCTTTACAAGTGAGACCGATCTGATCAAGGATGTTGTGCGTTATTTACAACATCCCAATACTTTTAACGATCCCAAGCCACGGCAGAAGAAGCTTTACCAAATTTCCGCAGAGTATTTCGGCAAGCAAGTGATCAACTACTATCAAGACGTACAGCTGGCGTATTCTGAATCAGCGGATAAATCGGCGAATATTAGTAATTAA
- a CDS encoding tyrosine-type recombinase/integrase, whose amino-acid sequence MHYNVEPLRTDQEIDDFLWAVSQARYGERNRMIVLVGINTGLRMSDILRLKVGQVRGKDRVMIMEQKTGKKRWLFLKNLKTELAHFTRYRGANEPLFCSGRGGALTVNGVYRVFQTAGEYLERDDIGTHTLRKTFGYHYYQKTRDIAGLMMIFNHSSEQVTKRYIGIERDNLERQLWDFKLGV is encoded by the coding sequence ATGCATTATAATGTTGAACCGCTAAGAACGGACCAAGAAATCGATGATTTTTTATGGGCTGTTTCACAAGCGCGTTATGGGGAGCGTAATCGCATGATTGTTTTGGTTGGAATTAACACGGGATTACGAATGAGTGATATTTTACGACTGAAGGTTGGGCAAGTACGTGGCAAAGATCGTGTTATGATCATGGAACAAAAAACGGGCAAGAAGCGCTGGTTGTTTTTGAAAAACCTCAAAACGGAATTAGCCCACTTTACGCGGTATCGGGGGGCAAATGAACCGTTATTCTGTAGTGGTCGGGGCGGAGCTTTAACCGTTAATGGTGTCTATCGAGTCTTTCAGACGGCCGGTGAGTACCTGGAGCGGGATGATATTGGTACGCACACGTTGCGCAAGACATTTGGCTATCATTATTATCAAAAGACTCGTGACATTGCCGGATTGATGATGATTTTCAATCATTCGAGCGAGCAGGTGACAAAACGCTATATTGGCATTGAGCGTGATAATTTGGAACGACAATTATGGGACTTTAAATTAGGCGTTTAA
- a CDS encoding phosphocarrier protein HPr, with protein sequence MEKKEFHVIADTGIHARPATLLVQSASKFNSEITLQYQDKSVNLKSIMGVMSLGVGKDADVTISAEGADEADAIAALTETMKKEGLSE encoded by the coding sequence ATGGAAAAGAAAGAATTTCACGTTATCGCAGACACTGGTATCCACGCACGTCCCGCAACTTTATTGGTACAATCAGCAAGTAAGTTCAACTCAGAAATTACGTTGCAATACCAAGACAAGTCCGTTAACTTAAAGTCCATCATGGGTGTTATGTCACTCGGTGTTGGTAAAGACGCTGACGTTACCATTTCTGCTGAAGGTGCCGACGAAGCCGACGCTATCGCAGCTTTAACTGAAACGATGAAGAAAGAAGGATTATCTGAATAA
- a CDS encoding glycosyltransferase family 4 protein translates to MLDITMFSKADSVKGQGVGSAYLELMRLLRTHWQDEFNIKVNRYGRSAVSHYHTVNPMFYLSTFMPNRGRKIGYVHFLPETLEGSLKLPRPFQMIFNRYLISFYKRMDHIVVVNPTFIPKLEAYHIKRADVTYIPNFVSKREFYEMTKAKQLRLRQQYGYDQNKFMIIGTGQIQDRKGVPDFITLAKQNPDIQFVWAGGFSFGRITDGYQELKQVVDNPPANLSFPGIVPREKLVDYYNMADLFLLPSYNELFPMSVLEAFSCGTPVLLRDLDLYRAIIDGYYQAASDVDDMQRQIDQLRHNPAGLQFLHDKAVLAAQDYSEERLAKVWHDFYLQQAKEG, encoded by the coding sequence ATGTTAGACATTACCATGTTTTCAAAAGCTGACTCCGTCAAGGGTCAGGGAGTCGGCAGCGCCTATTTAGAATTGATGCGGTTGTTGCGGACCCATTGGCAGGATGAATTTAATATTAAAGTCAATCGATATGGGCGCTCCGCCGTTTCACATTACCATACGGTTAATCCAATGTTTTACCTGTCTACGTTTATGCCTAATCGAGGCCGTAAAATCGGTTACGTGCATTTCTTACCAGAGACGCTCGAGGGTAGCTTGAAGTTGCCACGACCATTCCAAATGATTTTCAATCGTTATTTAATCTCATTTTATAAGCGGATGGACCACATTGTGGTGGTGAACCCGACTTTCATTCCAAAATTGGAAGCATACCATATCAAAAGAGCAGATGTAACGTATATTCCGAATTTTGTCAGCAAACGTGAATTTTACGAAATGACTAAGGCTAAACAGTTGCGCTTGCGCCAACAATACGGCTATGATCAAAATAAATTCATGATTATCGGGACCGGTCAGATTCAGGATCGGAAAGGTGTTCCTGATTTTATTACGCTTGCAAAGCAGAATCCAGATATCCAGTTTGTATGGGCCGGTGGGTTCTCGTTTGGCCGAATTACGGATGGTTATCAGGAGTTGAAGCAGGTGGTGGATAACCCGCCAGCTAATCTGTCGTTTCCAGGCATCGTTCCTCGTGAGAAATTGGTGGACTATTATAATATGGCGGATCTTTTCTTACTGCCTTCTTATAACGAGTTATTTCCGATGTCCGTGTTGGAAGCCTTCAGTTGTGGGACACCAGTATTGCTCCGGGATTTAGATTTGTACCGGGCAATCATTGATGGCTACTATCAAGCAGCCAGTGATGTTGATGATATGCAACGACAGATCGACCAGTTACGCCATAATCCAGCCGGGTTGCAATTCTTGCATGACAAGGCGGTTTTGGCTGCTCAGGATTATTCGGAAGAGCGCCTTGCCAAAGTTTGGCATGATTTTTATTTGCAACAGGCAAAAGAGGGGTAG